One window of Magallana gigas chromosome 2, xbMagGiga1.1, whole genome shotgun sequence genomic DNA carries:
- the LOC105348929 gene encoding uncharacterized protein yields MAGALKYMSDHENRLQRFKSNLLYIFDKYENCEDDDTEIDLRDLSLHRGRKQFIRSKTKGFGHSKLRSTPREGNLNLEDHGQNNIPVIDYRQQTGDRQRDDLQATYVVSRSDDLWNSHRNQPLPLNYDEPDCLDPRQRIDVDPSDVDPREVDHFSDDSSRIQCLNETYKDVLSLFGPDEEEEISDAETLTTSSDSEESLDDDFEDLTYNLSSSEESDKDQTCRPREMRRGYHGDLQSSPRMESYFASSEDSSGYHSSEIQSSLIKRSQIHKQYRQPETNISYRQIQNHFLSGDAGLVSMKRPNYRQQIQNLYKSSSRENSGKSDRDLEKKQRGRNSLCLDEFEASFKMSQSMMTNGASEYCSQPELKVGTPGLSNQPMSSIEKVTKWILPPQEGGGIDRYTVKAKRKLSIQKVPESSAESFNRESELSSIVSSSCGNSTITTENLLHQNQMRNTEFDQESMSIGCNSVNCFCQNRGVCNCTDCVNKCDSRQPQQFGDDDCDSGESISQYNEFGSRSRTSMTFACPSGGNNSAYSFPPQAIPLSPRTSTEISTYRPQPRTFTEISTYQPQPRTSTEISTYQPQPRIFTEISTYQPQPRTSSKISASQPQPKTSFFSPQRAHSCPSSPQSVGLFPDPSSSPSSSLARLRLSSPRSSPKASQNYYRRQAVEEHSPRIQATCNVPPVFKVPNAFPYERSPSTKRVSQRTLIDEGEGGQQQVERARDKHVRSNSCDNRSNRRFRSQFNDKPDWMNFDGQYRVFHRKNLDSSLSRRVCGEYQQEEMESGQQLKTGYPLQSLPRELVSVGKTKPKCLGSLFSPQRPSFTLKNRDTRNEMISDRGDHWNQTRQEHSKISSEIPCRKNLQSTPKKRNCELVLDTSLSTINPNVDSSSDEDEVILI; encoded by the exons ATGGCGGGGGCTTTGAAATATATGTCAGATCATGAGAATCGATTGCAAAGATTTAAGTCGAATCTTTTGTATATCTTCGATAAG TACGAAAACTGTGAAGACGATGATACAGAAATAGACCTGCGTGATCTTTCTTTGCATCGAGGACGAA aACAATTTATTAGAAGCAAAACCAAGGGGTTTGGACACAGCAAACTTAGGAGTACACCAAGAGAGGGGAACCTAAATCTAGAGGACCATG GACAGAATAATATCCCTGTCATTGATTACAGACAACAGACAGGGGATAGACAG AGAGATGACCTACAGGCTACATATGTTGTGTCAAGGTCAGATGATCTGTGGAATTCTCATAGAAACCAACCTCTCCCACTGAATTATGATGAGCCAGATTGCTTGGATCCCCGACAGAGAATAGATGTGGATCCTAGTGATGTTGATCCCAGGGAAGTCGACCATTTCTCAGACGACAGCTCCAGGATACAGTGCCTCAATG AGACATACAAGGACGTCTTGTCCTTGTTTGGTCCAGATGAGGAGGAGGAAATCAGTGATGCAGAAACATTGACCACTTCCTCGGACAGTGAGGAAAGTTTGGATGACGACTTTGAGGACCTGACTTACAACCTGAGCTCATCAGAGGAGTCAGACAAAGaccag acTTGCAGGCCAAGGGAGATGAGAAGGGGTTACCATGGGGATTTACAAAGCAGTCCAAGAATGGAGTCTTATTTCGCATCCTCAGAGGACAGCTCTGGTTATCATAGCTCAGAAATCCAGTCCAGTCTAATCAAAAGAAGCCAAATCCACAAACAGTACCGCCAACCTGAAACCAACATCAGCTACCGGCAGATTCAAAACCACTTCCTGTCTGGTGACGCAGGCTTAGTGAGCATGAAACGCCCCAATTACCGTCAACAAATTCAGAACCTGTACAAGTCAAGTAGCAGAGAAAATTCAGGGAAGTCTGATAGAGACCTTGAAAAGAAACAGAGGGGAAGAAATTCTCTGTGCTTAGATGAATTTGAAGCTTCATTTAAAATGTCTCAGAGTATGATGACAAATGGAGCTTCAGAATATTGCAGTCAACCAGAACTTAAAGTAGGAACTCCGGGACTGAGCAATCAGCCTATGTCTTCCATTGAAAAGGTTACAAAGTGGATTTTGCCACCTCAGGAAGGGGGTGGAATAGACAGATACACTGTGAAGGCCAAGCGGAAACTTTCCATTCAGAAAGTGCCAGAATCAAGTGCAGAGAGTTTCAATAGAGAGAGTGAGCTATCTTCAATTGTGTCTAGTTCTTGTGGAAATTCTACCATCACCACAGAGAACTTATTACACCAAAATCAGATGAGGAATACTGAGTTTGATCAAGAAAGCATGTCAATAGGATGTAACAGTGTCAATtgtttttgtcaaaacagaGGTGTTTGTAACTGTACAGATTGTGTTAACAAGTGTGACTCAAGGCAGCCTCAGCAGTTTGGAGATGATGATTGTGATAGTGGAGAAAGTATTTCTCAGTATAATGAGTTTGGAAGTAGAAGTAGGACTTCAATGACATTTGCTTGTCCTTCAGGGGGTAATAATTCAGCATACAGTTTTCCACCTCAAGCTATTCCACTTTCACCAAGAACATCCACTGAAATATCAACATACCGACCTCAGCCAAGAACATTTACTGAAATATCCACATACCAACCCCAACCAAGAACATCCACTGAAATATCCACATACCAACCTCAGCCAAGAATATTTACTGAAATATCCACATACCAACCCCAACCTAGAACATCCTCTAAAATATCCGCGTCCCAACCCCAACCAAAAACCTCTTTCTTTTCTCCCCAGAGAGCTCACAGTTGCCCGTCATCTCCACAGTCTGTTGGACTGTTTCCTGATCCGAGCAGCTCTCCGTCTTCATCACTGGCAAGACTTCGCCTCTCCTCACCCAGATCTTCACCCAAAGCGTCACAAAACTATTACAGAAGACAGGCTGTGGAGGAGCACTCACCCCGCATACAGGCAACATGCAATGTTCCACCGGTATTCAAAGTTCCAAATGCTTTTCCATATGAAAGATCTCCATCAACCAAAAGAGTTTCACAAAGAACACTGATAGATGAAGGGGAAGGAGGACAGCAGCAGGTTGAAAGGGCTCGAGATAAGCATGTGAGGTCGAACTCTTGTGACAACAGGTCAAATCGTAGATTTAGATCTCAATTTAATGACAAGcctgattggatgaattttgaTGGACAGTATCGAGTTTTCCATAGAAAAAATCTGGATAGCAGTCTTTCAAGAAGAGTTTGTGGTGAATATCAACAAGAAGAAATGGAGAGTGGACAACAACTGAAAACTGGCTATCCTCTCCAGTCACTGCCCAGAGAACTTGTGTCTGTCGGAAAGACCAAGCCTAAGTGTTTAGGAAGCTTATTTTCACCCCAGAGGCCCAGTTTCACTCTCAAAAATAGAGACACGCGTAATGAAATGATCTCAGATAGGGGGGATCACTGGAACCAAACTAGGCAAGAGCATTCAAAGATTTCATCCGAGATTCCATGTCGCAAGAACTTACAAAGCACACCAAAGAAAAGGAACTGTGAACTTGTACTAGACACTTCTCTTTCAACTATTAATCCAAATGTAGATAGTTCAAGTGATGAAGATGaagtcattt